Proteins found in one Schistocerca serialis cubense isolate TAMUIC-IGC-003099 chromosome 5, iqSchSeri2.2, whole genome shotgun sequence genomic segment:
- the LOC126482212 gene encoding ankyrin repeat domain-containing protein 65-like translates to MAMMIGCEETLPFPSDCGALDAREAKVEAAIASLMEAVPAGMAQHAPPLIAAAAIDDRETIRRFVESEDGPNDCGAGGKTSLHWAVGVGNEAILGSLLFLGRRCATGLDLEAVDRNGFTALHYAVVTRKLSATRLLVEAGAQVDCRDLDGQTPLMKAARWDDAAQCGALLGAGADAAATDAAGQTALHVAAAAGATGALRLLLSAHGAVAAAGAADGLGRTALNCALRRSQLEAARMMLPAAAYNPRVDDTGSTELHWAAANGAPDIVEHLLRLGPPR, encoded by the coding sequence ATGGCGATGATGATCGGATGCGAGGAGACACTGCCATTTCCCTCGGACTGTGGGGCTCTGGATGCCAGAGAGGCGAAAGTGGAGGCGGCTATTGCCTCGCTCATGGAGGCCGTTCCGGCAGGAATGGCGCAGCACGCACCCCCGCTCATAGCTGCCGCGGCTATCGACGACCGCGAGACGATTCGCCGGTTCGTAGAGTCGGAGGACGGTCCGAACGACTGCGGCGCCGGCGGCAAAACGTCCCTGCACTGGGCGGTCGGTGTGGGCAACGAGGCTATCCTCGGGAGCCTGCTATTCCTAGGCAGGCGCTGTGCTACGGGACTGGACCTAGAGGCAGTAGACCGGAACGGCTTCACAGCGCTGCACTACGCGGTGGTGACGCGCAAGTTGTCTGCGACTCGGCTGCTGGTGGAGGCGGGCGCTCAGGTCGACTGCCGCGACCTGGATGGCCAGACGCCGCTGATGAAGGCGGCCAGGTGGGACGACGCGGCGCAGTGCGGCGCCCTACTGGGCGCCGGGGCCGACGCCGCGGCCACCGACGCGGCGGGGCAGACGGCTCTGCACGTGGCGGCGGCCGCGGGCGCCACCGGCGCGCTGAGGCTGCTGCTGTCGGCGCACGGGGCGGTCGCCGCGGCAGGAGCCGCGGACGGCCTCGGCCGCACGGCGCTGAACTGCGCGCTGCGGCGGTCGCAGCTGGAGGCGGCGAGGATGATGCTGCCTGCGGCGGCCTACAATCCGCGCGTAGACGACACCGGCAGCACGGAGCTGCACTGGGCGGCCGCCAACGGCGCGCCGGACATCGTGGAGCACCTGCTGCGCCTCGGGCCGCCCAGGTAG